CGATCACCCTTCGGCGCGCGAGCTGTGCCCGGTGACAACCCGCCTGCTCAAGGATATTCCGTCGATCAAGGCGGCCATGTTCACCTCCTTGCCGCCCGGTGCCCGTTTGCCGCGTCACCGTGACCCTTATGCGGGTTCGCTGCGCTTTCATATGGGCTTGATGACGCCCAACAGCCCCGATTGCTATATCGATGTGGACGGCCAGACTTACTACTGGCGTGACGGCGAGGCCGTCGTGTTTGATGAAACCTTTATTCATTACGCCGAAAACAAGACTGATCAAAACCGCATCATTTTGTTTGCTGACGTAGAGCGTCCCATGCGTTACCGCTGGGCTCAGGCCATCAACCATGCCGTGGGCGGTTTCTTGCTGCGTGCCGCTGCCGCCCCTAACCAGGAAGGTGACCGTACGGGTGGTATCAACCGTATTTTCGGCACAGTTTACGCGGTGCGTCGTTTCGGCAAGGCCATCAAGAAAAAGAACGAAACCCTGTACTACATCCTCAAGTGGTTGCTGGTGCTGGGCATTGCCGCCCTGATTTTCCTGTAAAAAGCGGGCAAAGATGCAAACGGTCTTTATCACGGGTGCCAGCAGCGGTTTGGGCAAAGCGCTGGCCCAGGAATACGCGGCTCAAGGAGCCTGCCTGGGTTTGCTCGGGCGGCGTCAGGAGGAACTCCAGGCGCTGGCCGACAGCTTGCCCGGCGAGCA
This genomic window from Alcaligenes faecalis contains:
- the lpxO gene encoding lipid A hydroxylase LpxO; translated protein: MKWFILALFIVCTIVVHFRGRVRHRFSRQLLDHSTFTAPLNVFMYGFSAVPNEPYLDLKHFPELNKLLEHCDEIRAEAEQLFGEGHIKASDKYNDAGFNSFFKTGWTRFYLKWYDADHPSARELCPVTTRLLKDIPSIKAAMFTSLPPGARLPRHRDPYAGSLRFHMGLMTPNSPDCYIDVDGQTYYWRDGEAVVFDETFIHYAENKTDQNRIILFADVERPMRYRWAQAINHAVGGFLLRAAAAPNQEGDRTGGINRIFGTVYAVRRFGKAIKKKNETLYYILKWLLVLGIAALIFL